The following are from one region of the Streptomyces changanensis genome:
- the disA gene encoding DNA integrity scanning diadenylate cyclase DisA, whose protein sequence is MAANDRGTPGKSGGGSGNEALMRASLSAVAPGTALRDGLERILRGNTGGLIVLGMDKTVESMCTGGFVLDVEFTATRLRELCKLDGALILDKDSTKILRAGVQLVPDASIHTEETGTRHRTADRVSKQCGFPVISVSQSMRLIALYVDGERRVLEESAAILSRANQALATLERYKLRLDEVAGTLSALEIEDLVTVRDVTAVAQRLEMVRRIATEIAEYVVELGTDGRLLALQLDELIAGVEPERELVVRDYVPEPTAKRSRTVAEALTELDALSHAELLELPTVARALGYSGSPETLDSAVSPRGYRLLAKVPRLPGAIIERLVEHFGGLQKLLAASVDDLQTVDGVGEARARSVREGLSRLAESSILERYV, encoded by the coding sequence GTGGCAGCCAACGACCGGGGGACACCCGGAAAGTCGGGCGGAGGCTCCGGCAACGAAGCGCTCATGCGCGCGTCGCTCAGCGCGGTCGCCCCCGGCACGGCGTTGAGGGACGGTCTGGAGCGCATCCTCCGCGGCAACACGGGCGGTCTGATCGTCCTCGGCATGGACAAGACCGTCGAGTCGATGTGCACCGGCGGCTTCGTGCTGGACGTGGAGTTCACCGCGACCCGCCTGCGCGAGCTGTGCAAGCTCGACGGCGCGCTCATCCTCGACAAGGACAGCACCAAGATCCTGCGCGCGGGCGTCCAGCTGGTGCCCGACGCGTCGATCCACACCGAGGAGACCGGCACCCGGCACCGCACCGCGGACCGGGTGTCGAAGCAGTGCGGGTTCCCCGTGATCTCCGTGTCGCAGTCGATGCGGCTGATCGCCCTGTACGTCGACGGCGAGCGGCGCGTCCTGGAGGAGTCCGCGGCGATCCTGTCGCGCGCCAACCAGGCCCTCGCCACGCTGGAGCGGTACAAGCTGCGCCTGGACGAGGTCGCCGGCACGCTCTCCGCGCTGGAGATCGAGGACCTGGTGACCGTCCGTGACGTGACCGCCGTGGCGCAGCGGCTGGAGATGGTCCGCCGGATCGCCACCGAGATCGCCGAGTACGTGGTCGAGCTCGGCACCGACGGCCGCCTCCTCGCCCTCCAGCTGGACGAGCTGATCGCGGGCGTCGAGCCCGAGCGGGAGCTCGTCGTGCGGGACTACGTCCCCGAGCCGACCGCGAAGCGGTCGCGTACCGTCGCGGAGGCGCTCACCGAGCTGGACGCGCTGTCCCACGCCGAGCTGCTGGAGCTGCCCACCGTGGCCCGCGCGCTCGGCTACAGCGGGTCGCCGGAGACCCTCGACTCGGCCGTGTCGCCGCGCGGCTACCGGCTCCTCGCGAAGGTGCCGCGCCTGCCCGGGGCGATCATCGAGCGGCTGGTGGAGCACTTCGGCGGACTGCAGAAGCTGCTCGCCGCGAGCGTCGACGACCTCCAGACCGTCGACGGCGTCGGCGAGGCGCGCGCCCGCAGCGTGCGGGAGGGCCTGTCGCGGCTGGCCGAGTCGTCGATCCTGGAGCGGTACGTCTGA
- the radA gene encoding DNA repair protein RadA, which produces MAARTKSTKDRPSYRCTECGWTTAKWLGRCPECQAWGTVEEYGAPAVRTTAAGRVSTAALPIGQVDGRQAEARGTGVDELDRVLGGGLVPGAVVLLAGEPGVGKSTLLLDVAAKAASAEHPTLYVTGEESASQVRLRADRIGAVHDHLYLAAETDLSAVLGHLDAVKPSLLVLDSVQTVASPEIDGAPGGMAQVREVAGALIRASKERGMATLLVGHVTKDGAIAGPRLLEHLVDVVLQFEGDRHARLRLVRGVKNRYGATDEVGCFELHDEGITGLADPSGLFLTRRAEPVPGTCLTVTLEGRRPLVAEVQALTVDSQIPSPRRTTSGLETSRVSMMLAVLEQRGRISALGKRDIYSATVGGVRLSEPAADLAIALALASAASDTPLPKNLVAIGEVGLAGEVRRVTGVQRRLAEAHRLGFTHALVPSDPGKVPAGMRVVEVADMGEALSVLPRRRRATAPAPAPGATEAG; this is translated from the coding sequence ATGGCTGCCCGTACGAAATCCACCAAGGACCGGCCGTCCTACCGCTGCACCGAGTGCGGATGGACGACGGCCAAATGGCTCGGCCGCTGCCCCGAGTGCCAGGCGTGGGGGACGGTGGAGGAGTACGGCGCGCCCGCCGTGCGCACGACGGCGGCCGGGCGGGTGTCGACGGCCGCGCTGCCCATCGGGCAGGTCGACGGCCGGCAGGCCGAGGCGCGCGGGACCGGGGTCGACGAGCTGGACCGGGTGCTCGGCGGGGGGCTGGTGCCGGGCGCGGTGGTGCTGCTCGCGGGCGAGCCCGGCGTCGGCAAGTCGACGCTGTTGCTGGACGTGGCCGCGAAGGCAGCGAGCGCCGAGCACCCGACCCTCTACGTGACGGGTGAGGAGTCGGCGAGCCAGGTGCGGCTGCGGGCCGACCGGATCGGGGCCGTCCACGACCACCTGTACCTGGCCGCCGAGACGGACCTGTCGGCGGTGCTGGGACACCTGGACGCGGTGAAGCCGTCCCTGTTGGTGCTGGACTCGGTGCAGACGGTGGCGTCGCCGGAGATCGACGGGGCGCCGGGCGGCATGGCGCAGGTGCGGGAGGTCGCCGGGGCGCTGATCCGGGCGTCCAAGGAGCGGGGCATGGCGACCCTGCTGGTCGGGCACGTCACGAAGGACGGCGCCATCGCGGGGCCCCGGCTGCTGGAGCACCTCGTGGACGTGGTGCTGCAGTTCGAGGGCGACCGGCACGCACGGCTGCGGCTGGTGCGGGGCGTGAAGAACCGCTACGGGGCGACGGACGAGGTGGGCTGCTTCGAGCTGCACGACGAGGGCATCACGGGTCTCGCCGACCCCAGCGGGCTGTTTCTCACGCGCCGCGCCGAGCCCGTGCCCGGCACGTGCCTGACGGTGACGCTGGAGGGGCGGCGTCCGCTCGTCGCCGAGGTGCAGGCGCTGACGGTCGACTCCCAGATCCCCTCGCCCCGGCGGACGACGTCCGGTCTGGAGACCTCCCGGGTGTCGATGATGCTGGCGGTGCTGGAGCAGCGGGGGCGGATCAGCGCGCTGGGCAAGCGGGACATCTACAGCGCGACGGTCGGCGGCGTGCGACTGTCCGAGCCCGCCGCGGACCTCGCCATCGCGCTGGCGCTGGCGTCGGCGGCCAGCGACACGCCGCTGCCGAAGAACCTCGTGGCGATCGGCGAGGTCGGCCTCGCCGGAGAGGTGCGGCGGGTGACGGGCGTGCAGCGACGGCTCGCCGAGGCCCACCGGCTCGGCTTCACGCACGCCCTCGTCCCGTCCGACCCGGGGAAGGTGCCCGCGGGGATGCGGGTGGTGGAGGTGGCGGACATGGGTGAGGCGCTGAGCGTCCTGCCCCGCCGCCGCCGCGCCACCGCCCCGGCCCCGGCCCCGGGCGCGACCGAGGCCGGCTGA
- a CDS encoding BACON domain-containing protein — protein MSSRLEPPTYTTGAHRVERRAPRSRPGTLTQRPPARYEPYVDGLFTYCLSVLCDHDTATSVLGEVLAVAERQHGRGPAEEPRRRAWLYALARWACLRELGEQRRGRQGAHSGRRPGAEEAPRVSEETAERRRRELATLAWPEAAGTSPEQREALELAVRHRLGAPEVAAVLGMAPQAARELLSAAACEVERTRAALAVVETGTCSAVARLTGDHQVLLSAALRRELVRHVDDCPLCRRAAERAEAAGPWPGSTVTPATLPLVPAPRAAACAAMLHVRRTRSAGPRFGRDGFPLDPKDHAARRDRMRARAVTTTVVATVIAAPVLALWAAYRGDMPIGDGRDDPAVTAADGAGAQPAGNRHYENTGNARTGAADPRFRTPSQAPDVSVEVISPGTAASPSARGGHGPGRVTVAAQPYGDTTMLTLTASGGGPVAWSLWSDAPWLYASRTSGTLEPGRSERVFVSVDRAREPQGPWSARVGVNPSGAVVGIDGHGPKRPPSHTAKPRPPAPPASRPTQPSTPPGGPPPSTTEPPATQPPPSTQPPPSTQPPPSSDPPPASEPPPPASDDPDAPSPGGEPTG, from the coding sequence ATGAGCAGCAGGCTGGAGCCCCCCACGTACACCACCGGCGCACACCGGGTGGAGCGCCGTGCGCCCCGGAGCCGTCCCGGGACGCTCACCCAGCGCCCGCCCGCGCGGTACGAGCCGTACGTCGACGGTCTGTTCACCTACTGCCTGTCCGTCCTGTGCGACCACGACACGGCGACGTCCGTGCTCGGCGAGGTGCTGGCCGTCGCCGAGCGCCAGCACGGGCGCGGGCCCGCGGAGGAGCCGCGCCGCCGCGCCTGGCTGTACGCCCTCGCCCGCTGGGCCTGCCTGCGCGAGCTCGGCGAGCAGCGGCGCGGGCGCCAGGGCGCCCACTCCGGTCGGCGGCCCGGCGCGGAGGAGGCGCCGCGCGTGTCCGAGGAGACCGCCGAGCGGCGCCGCCGCGAGCTGGCCACGCTCGCCTGGCCCGAGGCCGCCGGGACCTCGCCGGAGCAACGGGAGGCGCTGGAGCTCGCGGTACGCCACCGGCTGGGCGCACCGGAGGTGGCCGCCGTGCTCGGCATGGCCCCGCAGGCCGCCCGCGAGCTGCTGTCCGCCGCGGCCTGCGAGGTCGAGCGGACCCGCGCCGCGCTCGCCGTGGTCGAGACGGGCACGTGCTCGGCGGTGGCCCGGCTCACCGGCGACCACCAGGTGCTGCTGTCGGCGGCCCTCCGCCGCGAGCTGGTGCGGCACGTCGACGACTGCCCGCTGTGCCGCCGCGCCGCCGAGCGGGCCGAGGCCGCGGGCCCGTGGCCCGGCTCCACGGTCACGCCCGCGACGCTCCCCCTCGTACCGGCGCCGCGCGCTGCGGCGTGCGCGGCGATGCTGCACGTCCGGCGCACCCGCTCCGCCGGCCCCCGCTTCGGGCGGGACGGTTTCCCCCTCGACCCCAAGGACCACGCGGCACGCCGCGACCGGATGCGCGCCCGCGCGGTGACCACCACGGTCGTCGCCACCGTCATCGCGGCGCCCGTCCTCGCCCTGTGGGCCGCCTACCGCGGGGACATGCCGATCGGTGACGGACGCGACGACCCGGCGGTCACCGCCGCCGACGGGGCCGGTGCCCAGCCCGCGGGCAACCGCCACTACGAGAACACCGGCAACGCCCGCACCGGCGCCGCGGACCCCCGCTTCCGTACCCCGAGCCAGGCGCCGGACGTCTCCGTGGAGGTCATCAGCCCCGGTACGGCCGCGTCCCCGTCGGCCCGGGGCGGGCACGGCCCCGGCCGCGTCACGGTCGCCGCGCAGCCGTACGGCGACACGACGATGCTCACCCTCACCGCGTCCGGCGGCGGCCCCGTCGCGTGGTCCCTGTGGAGCGACGCGCCCTGGCTGTACGCCAGCCGTACCTCGGGCACGCTGGAGCCGGGCCGCTCGGAGCGGGTGTTCGTCTCCGTCGACCGCGCCCGCGAACCGCAGGGGCCCTGGAGCGCGCGCGTCGGCGTCAACCCCTCGGGCGCCGTCGTCGGCATCGACGGGCACGGGCCGAAACGCCCGCCGTCCCACACCGCGAAACCGCGCCCCCCGGCGCCGCCGGCGTCCCGGCCGACGCAGCCGTCCACGCCGCCCGGCGGCCCGCCCCCGTCGACGACCGAGCCGCCGGCGACACAGCCGCCCCCGTCGACGCAGCCGCCCCCGTCGACGCAGCCGCCCCCGTCCTCGGACCCGCCGCCCGCGTCGGAGCCCCCGCCCCCGGCCTCCGACGACCCGGACGCCCCCTCCCCGGGCGGGGAGCCCACCGGCTAG
- a CDS encoding Ppx/GppA phosphatase family protein — MRLGVLDVGSNTVHLLVMDAHPGARPRPAHSHKVELRLAELLDPDGAIGARGIDRLVAVVGDAVHTAEEKGCEAVLPFATSAIRDASNADAVLARVHEETGVTLQVLTGEEEARLTFLAARRWFGWSAGTLLLLDIGGGSLEIAYGMDEEPDAAVSLPLGAGRLTAGWLPGDPPDPADVKALRRHVRARIARTVGEFARLGRPDHVVATSKTFKQLARIAGAAGSGEGLQVQRVLSRTSLETWVPKLASMTTEQRRGLPGVSEGRAAQLLAGALVAEAAMDLFGVDELEICPWALREGVILRRLDHLPG; from the coding sequence ATGAGACTCGGAGTCCTCGACGTCGGTTCGAACACGGTGCACCTGCTGGTGATGGACGCCCACCCGGGCGCCCGGCCGCGCCCCGCGCACTCGCACAAGGTCGAGCTGCGCCTCGCCGAACTGCTCGACCCGGACGGTGCGATCGGCGCCCGCGGCATCGACCGGCTCGTCGCGGTCGTCGGGGACGCCGTGCACACCGCCGAGGAGAAGGGGTGCGAGGCGGTCCTCCCCTTCGCGACCTCCGCTATCCGCGACGCGTCCAACGCCGACGCCGTCCTCGCGCGCGTGCACGAGGAGACCGGCGTCACGCTCCAGGTCCTCACCGGCGAGGAGGAGGCGCGGCTCACCTTCCTCGCCGCCCGCCGCTGGTTCGGCTGGTCCGCCGGCACGCTGCTGCTCCTCGACATCGGCGGCGGCTCGCTGGAGATCGCGTACGGGATGGACGAGGAGCCCGACGCGGCGGTCTCGCTCCCGCTCGGCGCCGGGCGGCTCACCGCCGGCTGGCTGCCCGGCGACCCGCCGGACCCGGCCGACGTGAAGGCGCTGCGCCGGCACGTGCGGGCGCGGATAGCCCGGACGGTCGGCGAGTTCGCCCGCCTCGGCAGGCCGGACCACGTCGTCGCCACGTCCAAGACGTTCAAGCAGCTCGCCCGGATCGCCGGTGCCGCGGGTTCCGGTGAGGGGCTGCAGGTGCAGCGGGTGCTGAGCCGTACGTCACTGGAGACGTGGGTGCCGAAGCTCGCCTCCATGACCACCGAGCAGCGCCGCGGCCTGCCCGGCGTCTCCGAGGGCCGGGCCGCCCAGCTGCTGGCGGGGGCGCTGGTGGCGGAGGCCGCGATGGACCTGTTCGGGGTCGACGAACTGGAGATCTGCCCCTGGGCGCTGCGCGAGGGCGTCATCCTGCGCCGCCTCGACCACCTCCCCGGGTGA
- a CDS encoding sugar phosphate isomerase/epimerase family protein, whose protein sequence is MVYPPPAKVALSTASVYPESTATAFEVAARLGYDGVEVMVWTDPVSQDLQALRRLSDYHQVPVLAVHAPCLLITQRVWSTDPWVKLQRARAAAEELGASTVVVHPPFRWQRQYSRDFVEGIWRMANETDVRFAVENMYPWRYRDREMLAYAPEWDVTKDDYRHYTVDLSHTATARTDAMAMVSRMGDRLGHVHLADGRGSAKDEHLVPGRGTQPCAELLEHLARTRFDGHVVIEVNTRRAMSAAEREADLAEALAFTRLHLASAARLP, encoded by the coding sequence GTGGTGTACCCGCCCCCGGCGAAGGTGGCCCTGTCGACGGCGTCGGTCTACCCGGAGTCGACGGCCACGGCCTTCGAGGTGGCCGCCCGCCTCGGGTACGACGGCGTCGAGGTCATGGTGTGGACGGACCCCGTCAGCCAGGACCTCCAGGCGCTGCGCCGGCTCTCCGACTACCACCAGGTGCCCGTCCTCGCCGTGCACGCCCCCTGCCTGCTGATCACCCAGCGGGTCTGGTCGACCGACCCGTGGGTCAAGCTCCAGCGCGCCAGGGCGGCGGCGGAGGAGCTCGGCGCGTCGACGGTCGTCGTCCACCCGCCCTTCCGCTGGCAGCGGCAGTACTCCCGCGACTTCGTCGAGGGGATCTGGCGGATGGCGAACGAGACGGACGTCCGCTTCGCCGTCGAGAACATGTACCCCTGGCGCTACCGCGACCGCGAGATGCTCGCCTACGCGCCCGAGTGGGACGTCACGAAGGACGACTACCGCCACTACACCGTCGACCTCTCCCACACCGCGACCGCCCGCACCGACGCGATGGCGATGGTCTCCCGCATGGGCGACCGGCTCGGGCACGTCCACCTCGCCGACGGGCGGGGCTCCGCGAAGGACGAGCACCTCGTGCCGGGGCGCGGTACGCAGCCGTGCGCCGAGCTGCTGGAGCACCTGGCCCGCACCCGCTTCGACGGGCACGTCGTGATCGAGGTCAACACCCGGCGCGCGATGTCCGCCGCCGAACGCGAGGCCGACCTCGCCGAGGCGCTGGCCTTCACCCGGCTGCACCTGGCGTCGGCGGCCCGCCTCCCCTGA
- the ilvD gene encoding dihydroxy-acid dehydratase, with product MPELRSRTVTHGRNMAGARALMRASGVPGEDIGRKPIVAVANSFTEFVPGHTHLQPVGRIVSDAIKAAGAIPREFNTIAVDDGIAMGHGGMLYSLPSRDLIADSVEYMVEAHCADALICISNCDKITPGMLMAALRLNIPTVFVSGGPMESGRATLVDGTVRTLDLVDAISDAVNDRISDEDILRIEENACPTCGSCSGMFTANSMNCLTEAIGLSLPGNGSVLATHTARRALYENAGRTVVELTKRYYEQDDASVLPRNVATFAAFENAMALDIAMGGSTNTILHLLAAAEEAGVPFGLEEIDAVSRRVPCLAKVAPNVAKDRTYYMEDVHRAGGIPALLGELHRAGLLNEDVHSVHSPSLADWLKTWDVRGGSPSAEAVEMWHAAPGCRRSAEAFSQSERWETLDDDAENGCIRSAEHAYSQDGGLAVLRGNLAVDGCVVKTAGVDESIWTFEGPAVVCESQEEAVEKILNKRVRDGDVVVIRYEGPKGGPGMQEMLYPTSFLKGRGLGKTCALITDGRFSGGTSGLSIGHASPEAASGGTIALVEDGDRIRIDIPSRAIELLVDDATLAVRREALGGVYAPRDRTRKVSAALRAYAAMATSADRGAVRDVNKLG from the coding sequence ATGCCCGAACTGAGGTCCCGCACAGTCACCCACGGCCGCAACATGGCGGGCGCCCGCGCCCTGATGCGCGCCTCCGGTGTACCGGGCGAGGACATCGGCCGCAAGCCCATCGTCGCGGTCGCCAACTCCTTCACGGAGTTCGTCCCCGGCCACACCCACCTCCAGCCCGTCGGCCGGATCGTCAGCGACGCGATCAAGGCGGCCGGGGCGATCCCGCGCGAGTTCAACACCATCGCCGTCGACGACGGCATCGCGATGGGCCACGGCGGCATGCTGTACTCGCTGCCCTCCCGCGACCTGATCGCCGACTCCGTCGAGTACATGGTCGAGGCGCACTGCGCCGACGCGCTGATCTGCATCTCCAACTGCGACAAGATCACCCCGGGCATGCTGATGGCGGCCCTGCGCCTGAACATCCCCACGGTCTTCGTCTCCGGCGGCCCCATGGAGTCGGGCCGGGCCACGCTGGTCGACGGCACGGTCCGCACGCTCGACCTGGTCGACGCGATCTCCGACGCCGTGAACGACCGGATCTCGGACGAGGACATCCTCCGCATCGAGGAGAACGCCTGCCCGACCTGCGGCTCGTGTTCCGGTATGTTCACCGCCAACTCGATGAACTGCCTGACCGAGGCGATCGGCCTGTCCCTCCCCGGCAACGGCTCGGTCCTCGCCACGCACACGGCCCGCCGCGCCCTGTACGAGAACGCGGGCCGCACGGTCGTCGAGCTGACGAAGCGCTACTACGAGCAGGACGACGCCTCCGTCCTGCCGCGCAACGTCGCCACCTTCGCCGCCTTCGAGAACGCGATGGCGCTGGACATCGCCATGGGCGGCTCCACCAACACGATCCTGCACCTGCTGGCCGCCGCCGAGGAGGCGGGCGTCCCCTTCGGGCTGGAGGAGATCGACGCCGTCTCGCGCCGCGTGCCGTGCCTGGCGAAGGTCGCGCCGAACGTCGCCAAGGACCGCACGTACTACATGGAGGACGTGCACCGCGCGGGTGGCATCCCCGCCCTGCTGGGCGAGCTGCACCGGGCCGGCCTGCTGAACGAGGACGTCCACTCCGTCCACAGCCCCTCCCTCGCGGACTGGCTCAAGACGTGGGACGTCCGCGGCGGCTCCCCGTCCGCCGAGGCGGTCGAGATGTGGCACGCGGCGCCCGGCTGCCGCCGCTCGGCGGAGGCGTTCTCCCAGTCGGAGCGGTGGGAGACCCTGGACGACGACGCGGAGAACGGCTGCATCCGCTCCGCGGAGCACGCCTACTCCCAGGACGGCGGCCTCGCGGTCCTGCGGGGCAACCTCGCGGTGGACGGCTGCGTCGTGAAGACGGCCGGCGTCGACGAGTCGATCTGGACCTTCGAGGGCCCGGCGGTCGTCTGCGAGTCGCAGGAGGAGGCCGTCGAGAAGATCCTCAACAAGCGCGTCCGCGACGGCGACGTCGTCGTCATCCGCTACGAGGGCCCCAAGGGCGGTCCCGGGATGCAGGAGATGCTGTACCCGACGTCGTTCCTCAAGGGCCGCGGCCTCGGCAAGACGTGCGCGCTGATCACCGACGGCCGGTTCTCCGGCGGTACGTCCGGCCTGTCCATCGGCCACGCCTCACCCGAGGCGGCGTCCGGCGGCACGATCGCCCTCGTCGAGGACGGCGACCGCATCCGCATCGACATCCCGAGCCGCGCGATCGAGCTCCTGGTCGACGACGCGACCCTCGCCGTCCGCCGCGAGGCGCTGGGCGGGGTGTACGCGCCGAGGGACCGCACCCGCAAGGTGTCCGCGGCGCTGCGCGCGTACGCGGCGATGGCCACCAGCGCCGACCGCGGCGCGGTCCGGGACGTGAACAAGCTCGGCTGA
- a CDS encoding serine/threonine-protein kinase: MPPLRSSGPVPEAEHPEYAGRYRLGEWLGSGGMGVVRLAASDSGLRLAVKVVHREHAADPEFRARFRQEVSAARRVSGAFTAPVVDADPQAARPWMATLYIDGPTLSERVKRNGPLDAEELRRLGAGLAEALRDIHRAGVVHRDLKPSNVLLAADGPKVIDFGISRPTDSDVRTETGKLIGTPPFMAPEQFQRPRDVGPAADVFAMGAVLVHAATGRGPFDSNSPYVVAYQVVHNEPDLAGVPRELAPLLVRCLAKDPAERPTPEEVMGALRVPGGGAPVTGGDGAGAGSGGAPGSRSGSGPEVGRGGSVAGGGGSPAGRDARVPAQRGPVDDAAVAEEAGRAARAEADRRGAASSGREGARGDTVPWGRRRLVWGAAAVALAAAVAGAVLAVPGFGERGGTRDGGPAVVAAGFRPWAVPLGTAGGGARPPVCAAARDALYCAAPGVKAARLAVADGARAWSVPAAGAAAPGQGAAVVSVGGLVLVVGTGAEAGARLEALDPATGAGRWQAALGTYAQVVPGGDTVLAVHPDGQVRALDAGTGAERWTGRPAARGAQWVGGPDGPLFAAEVAADGATTLVTAVDPADGRVLWRERVRGSLTPVQATGRGLVLLSADADLYTDAVVRLTVAASTDAGSGARTGAGTGSDGRAARRVVTRVALGGPVDQAQAVAEGDTVYVVGSGGSLTAVDLAAGRERWRLGTEAARVSRPVVADGRVLLMAGDGRLLAVDAARGVLVGQTAPRMAGGGRTFVPLLPAPVVVDGKVFAGAPDGVVFAVDPAGW, from the coding sequence ATGCCGCCGCTGCGCAGCTCCGGTCCCGTACCGGAAGCGGAGCATCCGGAGTACGCCGGCAGGTACCGGCTCGGGGAGTGGCTGGGGTCCGGGGGCATGGGGGTCGTCCGGCTGGCGGCCTCGGACTCCGGGCTGCGCCTCGCGGTGAAGGTCGTGCACCGTGAACACGCGGCGGATCCCGAGTTCAGGGCGCGGTTCCGGCAGGAGGTCAGTGCCGCGCGGCGGGTGAGCGGCGCCTTCACGGCGCCCGTGGTGGACGCCGATCCGCAGGCGGCGCGGCCGTGGATGGCCACCTTGTACATCGACGGACCGACGCTCTCGGAGCGGGTCAAGCGGAACGGGCCGTTGGACGCGGAGGAGCTGCGCAGGCTCGGGGCGGGCCTGGCGGAGGCCCTGCGCGACATCCACCGGGCGGGGGTCGTCCACCGCGATCTGAAGCCGAGCAACGTGCTCCTCGCGGCGGACGGGCCGAAGGTCATCGACTTCGGGATCTCGCGGCCCACCGACAGCGACGTGCGCACCGAGACGGGGAAGCTCATCGGCACGCCGCCGTTCATGGCACCGGAGCAGTTCCAGCGGCCCCGGGACGTCGGGCCGGCGGCGGACGTCTTCGCGATGGGCGCGGTGCTGGTGCACGCGGCGACCGGGCGGGGGCCCTTCGACTCGAACAGCCCGTACGTGGTGGCGTACCAGGTCGTGCACAACGAACCGGATCTGGCGGGCGTGCCGCGCGAGTTGGCTCCGCTGCTGGTGCGCTGCCTGGCGAAGGACCCCGCCGAACGGCCCACGCCGGAGGAGGTGATGGGCGCGCTGCGGGTACCGGGCGGCGGCGCGCCCGTGACCGGTGGCGACGGGGCCGGGGCCGGGTCCGGTGGAGCGCCGGGGTCGCGATCGGGGTCGGGGCCGGAGGTCGGCCGGGGCGGGTCCGTGGCGGGCGGCGGGGGCTCCCCGGCGGGACGGGATGCGCGGGTGCCGGCGCAGCGCGGGCCGGTGGACGACGCGGCCGTGGCGGAGGAGGCCGGCCGGGCGGCCCGTGCGGAGGCGGACCGCCGGGGCGCGGCCTCCAGCGGCCGGGAGGGCGCGCGCGGGGACACCGTGCCGTGGGGGCGGCGCCGTCTGGTGTGGGGCGCCGCCGCGGTGGCGCTCGCGGCGGCCGTCGCCGGTGCGGTCCTCGCCGTGCCGGGCTTCGGCGAGCGGGGCGGCACGCGTGACGGCGGGCCCGCCGTCGTCGCGGCGGGTTTCCGGCCCTGGGCGGTACCGCTGGGTACGGCGGGCGGGGGCGCGCGGCCGCCGGTGTGCGCCGCCGCGCGGGATGCGCTGTATTGCGCCGCGCCCGGGGTGAAGGCCGCCCGACTGGCCGTGGCCGACGGGGCGCGCGCCTGGTCGGTGCCCGCCGCCGGTGCCGCCGCGCCCGGGCAGGGCGCCGCCGTGGTGTCCGTCGGCGGGCTGGTGCTCGTGGTGGGTACGGGCGCGGAGGCCGGTGCCCGGCTGGAGGCGCTGGACCCCGCGACCGGCGCCGGCCGGTGGCAGGCCGCGCTCGGCACGTACGCCCAGGTCGTACCTGGTGGCGACACGGTGCTGGCCGTCCACCCCGACGGGCAGGTGCGGGCGCTGGACGCCGGGACGGGCGCCGAGCGGTGGACGGGGCGTCCGGCGGCGCGCGGGGCGCAGTGGGTGGGCGGTCCGGACGGGCCGCTGTTCGCCGCGGAGGTCGCGGCCGACGGGGCGACCACGCTCGTCACCGCCGTCGACCCCGCCGACGGCCGTGTGCTGTGGCGGGAGCGGGTGCGGGGTTCGCTGACGCCCGTACAGGCGACGGGCCGGGGGCTGGTGCTGCTCTCCGCCGACGCGGATCTGTACACCGACGCGGTGGTACGCCTGACCGTCGCCGCGTCCACGGACGCCGGTTCCGGTGCCAGGACGGGTGCGGGTACCGGCTCCGACGGCCGGGCGGCGCGGCGGGTGGTGACGCGGGTGGCCCTCGGCGGCCCCGTCGACCAGGCGCAGGCCGTGGCGGAGGGCGACACCGTGTACGTCGTCGGCTCGGGCGGGTCCCTCACGGCGGTCGACCTGGCCGCCGGGCGCGAGCGGTGGCGGCTGGGGACGGAAGCGGCCCGGGTGTCGCGGCCGGTCGTGGCGGACGGACGCGTCCTGCTGATGGCCGGGGACGGACGGCTGCTGGCCGTGGACGCCGCACGGGGCGTGCTGGTGGGGCAGACCGCGCCGCGGATGGCGGGTGGGGGGCGGACGTTCGTGCCCTTACTGCCCGCGCCGGTGGTGGTCGACGGGAAGGTGTTCGCGGGGGCTCCGGACGGGGTGGTGTTCGCGGTCGACCCGGCCGGGTGGTGA
- a CDS encoding peptidase: protein MENHSVKRYPVAPGVRLNVRSGPGTQYGIVKMLPEGVSVPINCQTPGTRVTGPYGTSGIWDNIGNGQYVADAYVRTGSDGYVAVRCG, encoded by the coding sequence ATGGAGAACCACTCCGTCAAGCGCTATCCGGTGGCACCGGGGGTCCGGCTCAACGTCCGCAGCGGACCGGGCACGCAGTACGGCATCGTGAAGATGCTGCCCGAGGGCGTCAGTGTCCCGATCAACTGCCAGACGCCGGGCACCCGCGTCACCGGCCCGTACGGCACCTCCGGCATCTGGGACAACATCGGCAACGGCCAGTACGTCGCCGACGCCTACGTGCGGACCGGCAGCGACGGCTACGTCGCCGTCCGCTGCGGCTGA